A genomic segment from Polyangium mundeleinium encodes:
- a CDS encoding MaoC family dehydratase, producing the protein MLAPSVHGAPISRMLHTIRYGRLFDDFVPGSIYAHPWEVTVDEGMLAFFAASFQDAIPTYASRRAARELGLRDRPVHPLLLLNLGLSFSVHDVSEQAIAHVAYMDVRFPNACYPGDTVVAASRVIGTRPVSTGDKGVVHVRTEVSNQDGEVVCSFERKVLVRVGKVAGRAAIAPQSPVDERAALSPKSCAPAALLGDLQAPRRAVFPTFWDDFEVGDVYAHEGGRTVSEAEHMQLTTLFRNSHPMHVDERYCQKSSFAKTRVVFGGLVLAWVLSLSSRDTAGNAVWDLGLDDGAHPSGVLAGDTLYAASSVVAKEERGRDAGVVVLRVIGLKNTPARILLERGADLFSPELGKTAGRVPEKAVEITRTLLVRRRT; encoded by the coding sequence ATGCTCGCCCCGTCCGTCCACGGCGCCCCGATTTCCCGAATGCTCCACACGATCCGCTACGGTAGGCTCTTCGACGATTTCGTTCCCGGGTCGATCTACGCCCATCCGTGGGAAGTGACGGTCGACGAGGGCATGCTCGCCTTCTTCGCAGCCTCCTTCCAGGACGCGATCCCGACCTACGCGAGCCGGCGCGCCGCGCGGGAGCTTGGCCTCCGCGACAGGCCCGTCCACCCGCTCTTGCTCCTGAACCTCGGCCTGTCCTTCAGCGTGCACGACGTGAGCGAGCAGGCGATCGCTCACGTCGCGTACATGGACGTGCGCTTCCCGAACGCCTGTTACCCGGGCGATACCGTGGTCGCTGCGTCGCGGGTCATCGGCACGCGGCCCGTCTCGACCGGCGACAAGGGCGTGGTCCACGTGCGCACCGAGGTCTCGAACCAGGACGGCGAGGTCGTCTGTTCGTTTGAACGCAAAGTGCTCGTGCGCGTGGGCAAGGTGGCCGGGCGTGCCGCGATCGCCCCGCAAAGCCCGGTGGACGAGCGCGCTGCCCTGTCTCCCAAGTCCTGCGCGCCCGCCGCGCTCCTCGGGGATCTGCAGGCGCCGCGCCGCGCGGTGTTTCCCACGTTTTGGGACGATTTCGAGGTCGGCGACGTGTACGCGCACGAGGGCGGACGCACCGTGAGCGAGGCCGAGCACATGCAGCTCACGACGCTCTTTCGGAACTCGCATCCGATGCACGTGGACGAGCGGTATTGCCAGAAAAGCTCGTTCGCCAAGACGCGCGTCGTCTTCGGCGGCCTCGTGCTCGCCTGGGTGCTCTCGCTGTCGAGCCGCGACACCGCGGGCAATGCCGTGTGGGACCTCGGCCTCGACGACGGCGCGCATCCGAGCGGCGTGCTCGCCGGCGATACGCTCTACGCCGCGTCGTCGGTCGTCGCGAAGGAAGAACGCGGCAGGGACGCGGGGGTCGTGGTCCTGCGCGTGATCGGGCTCAAGAACACGCCGGCGCGGATCCTGCTCGAGCGCGGCGCGGATCTGTTTTCGCCCGAGCTCGGCAAGACGGCCGGCCGCGTGCCCGAGAAGGCCGTCGAGATCACCCGCACGCTCCTCGTGCGGCGTCGCACGTGA
- a CDS encoding MopE-related protein: protein MLHRRHLASFTLSSLALVLGAGLAGCGDDPLPPPSGTGSSSSSGTGGQGGGGTGGVGGDGGVGGMGGGGMGGGGGMVCVPEPEVCGDNKDNNCDGEVDEGCCTPGSTQACYTGPDGTMGVGACMAGVKTCNPDGLSYGPCVGEVVPGAQTCGLTDEDCNGVVGDGPGCLCTPGNTMPCYTGPNGTQNVGICKGGTATCAPDGLSYGACAGQVLPQAETCNAVDDDCDMFVDDGANCACAPNSTKACYTGPNGTAGVGLCKMGIETCAPNGSGYGPCTGEVVPTPENCATTGDDDCNGQAPACTGDTSWVRTFGNNQAQIVLASATDTQGNGVVVGRFSGAITLPAPIGTLNSTGNDNLFVIKYNSTGTVVWAKKYGTAAGQDVTSVAIDSAGDVLIAGEFLGSIDFGDGPLTSNMGSRDIFVAKLAAATGNQVWSKAIANAYTQEEASVAVDAADNVYVSGTFSANLTIDAHVISPSAGGGLELFVTKMDKTGTALWAKAYTGPGTQYAYDLAVSPAGDIALAGAFQNSLDFGGGKTLTSAGGYDIFVAKLDTMGNPVFVLGAGDAELQRANAVTIDSAGNVLVTGEYNGSMDIGNGTVTSGGAEDVFIAKYSPSGFHMWSKTMGGISTQRGKDIAVDAFNNVLVTGQFWATTNFGKGDIASNGEHDIFVAKYNPAGTAAWTKKFGGGLTESGETIAADSSASVWLGGSYRSNNVLFGDGNFTTNAGLEDAVVIKLAQ, encoded by the coding sequence ATGTTGCATCGGCGTCATCTTGCTTCGTTCACACTTTCGTCCCTCGCGCTGGTCCTCGGCGCGGGACTCGCGGGCTGCGGCGACGATCCGCTTCCGCCCCCCTCGGGCACGGGGTCGAGCAGCTCGAGCGGCACCGGTGGACAGGGCGGCGGCGGCACCGGCGGCGTGGGCGGTGATGGCGGCGTGGGTGGCATGGGCGGCGGCGGCATGGGCGGCGGCGGCGGAATGGTGTGTGTCCCCGAGCCCGAGGTCTGCGGCGACAACAAGGACAACAACTGCGACGGCGAGGTCGACGAGGGCTGCTGCACGCCGGGCAGCACGCAGGCCTGCTACACGGGCCCCGACGGCACGATGGGCGTCGGCGCCTGCATGGCGGGCGTGAAGACCTGCAACCCCGACGGCCTCAGCTACGGCCCGTGCGTGGGCGAGGTCGTCCCTGGGGCCCAGACGTGCGGCTTGACCGACGAGGACTGCAATGGCGTGGTCGGCGACGGCCCGGGCTGCCTGTGCACGCCGGGCAACACGATGCCCTGCTACACGGGCCCGAACGGCACGCAGAACGTCGGCATTTGCAAGGGCGGCACCGCGACGTGCGCGCCCGACGGCCTCTCGTACGGCGCGTGCGCAGGCCAGGTCCTGCCGCAGGCCGAGACGTGCAATGCCGTCGACGACGATTGCGACATGTTCGTGGACGACGGCGCGAACTGCGCGTGCGCGCCGAACTCGACGAAGGCCTGCTACACGGGGCCGAATGGCACGGCGGGCGTGGGCCTGTGCAAGATGGGCATCGAGACGTGCGCGCCGAACGGCTCCGGGTACGGGCCGTGCACGGGCGAGGTCGTGCCGACGCCGGAGAACTGCGCGACCACCGGCGACGACGATTGCAATGGCCAGGCGCCTGCGTGCACCGGCGACACGAGCTGGGTGCGGACCTTCGGCAACAACCAGGCTCAGATCGTGCTGGCCTCGGCGACCGACACGCAAGGCAATGGCGTCGTCGTCGGCAGGTTCTCGGGGGCGATCACCCTCCCCGCGCCGATCGGCACGCTGAACAGCACGGGCAACGACAACCTCTTCGTCATCAAGTACAATTCGACGGGCACCGTCGTATGGGCGAAGAAGTACGGCACTGCGGCCGGGCAGGACGTGACCAGCGTTGCCATCGACAGCGCGGGCGACGTGCTCATCGCGGGTGAGTTCCTCGGCTCCATCGATTTCGGCGACGGGCCGCTCACGAGCAACATGGGCTCGCGGGACATCTTCGTGGCGAAGCTCGCCGCCGCCACGGGAAACCAGGTCTGGAGCAAGGCCATCGCGAACGCGTACACGCAAGAGGAGGCGAGCGTCGCGGTGGACGCGGCGGACAACGTCTACGTCTCCGGCACGTTCTCGGCCAACCTCACGATTGACGCGCACGTCATCTCCCCGAGCGCGGGGGGTGGGCTCGAATTGTTCGTCACGAAGATGGACAAGACTGGCACGGCGCTCTGGGCGAAGGCGTACACCGGGCCGGGGACGCAATACGCGTATGACCTCGCGGTCTCGCCCGCAGGCGATATCGCGCTCGCCGGCGCGTTCCAGAACAGCCTCGATTTCGGCGGCGGCAAGACGCTCACGAGCGCCGGCGGTTATGACATCTTCGTCGCGAAGCTCGACACCATGGGCAACCCCGTCTTCGTGCTCGGCGCGGGCGACGCAGAGCTCCAGCGCGCAAACGCGGTCACCATCGACAGCGCGGGCAACGTGCTCGTGACCGGCGAATACAACGGCTCGATGGACATCGGCAACGGCACGGTCACGAGCGGCGGCGCGGAGGACGTGTTCATCGCGAAGTACAGCCCCTCGGGCTTCCACATGTGGAGCAAGACCATGGGCGGCATCAGCACGCAGCGCGGCAAGGACATCGCAGTCGACGCGTTCAACAACGTGCTCGTCACGGGCCAATTCTGGGCCACCACGAATTTCGGCAAGGGCGACATCGCGTCGAACGGCGAGCACGACATCTTCGTCGCGAAGTACAACCCCGCCGGCACCGCGGCCTGGACCAAGAAGTTTGGCGGCGGCCTGACCGAGTCGGGCGAGACCATCGCGGCGGACAGCTCGGCCAGCGTGTGGCTCGGGGGCAGCTACCGGAGCAACAACGTCCTCTTCGGCGACGGCAACTTCACGACGAACGCAGGCCTCGAGGACGCGGTCGTCATCAAGCTGGCGCAGTGA